From Anaerohalosphaera lusitana, one genomic window encodes:
- a CDS encoding sugar O-acetyltransferase gives MKSEKEKMLTGDLYDGFDAELVAERGRAYELFSQLNNIGRTFQADRTKILTELLGECGQDVWVESPFYCDYGYNIILGDGVFINFNCTILDSMEIRIGDGTLIGPGVHIYSATHPTDPKVRAKGLENAKPVTIGSNIWIGGGVIVCPGVRIGDNTTIGAGSVVTKDIPANVVAAGNPCRVIREIEQHDKELE, from the coding sequence TTGAAGAGCGAAAAAGAAAAGATGCTCACCGGCGATCTTTACGACGGGTTCGACGCCGAACTGGTCGCCGAAAGGGGCAGAGCGTACGAGCTTTTTTCGCAGCTCAACAATATCGGCAGGACGTTTCAGGCGGATCGTACGAAGATCCTGACGGAACTGCTCGGTGAATGCGGACAGGATGTCTGGGTCGAATCGCCCTTCTACTGCGATTACGGCTATAACATCATCCTCGGTGACGGCGTTTTCATCAATTTCAACTGCACGATCCTCGATTCGATGGAAATCCGGATCGGCGACGGTACGTTGATCGGACCGGGCGTGCATATCTACTCCGCGACGCATCCCACGGACCCGAAGGTACGGGCGAAGGGCCTGGAAAACGCAAAGCCGGTCACGATCGGCAGCAATATCTGGATCGGCGGCGGTGTGATAGTATGTCCGGGTGTGCGTATCGGCGACAACACGACCATCGGAGCGGGAAGCGTGGTAACGAAGGACATCCCCGCCAACGTGGTCGCAGCAGGCAATCCGTGCAGGGTTATCAGAGAAATTGAGCAGCACGATAAGGAGCTGGAATGA
- a CDS encoding YkgJ family cysteine cluster protein gives MRSDVVAQVREVYDWLELKLADRKPVCGACGNCCDFAGFDHRLYVTLAELEYFRAAMGPDILEMSEGRCPYQQDSKCSVYDHRFAGCRIFNCRGDENFQSELSEETIRKFKRICRDTGMEYLYMELGAALKLAQE, from the coding sequence ATGCGAAGTGATGTTGTTGCGCAGGTGCGGGAAGTTTACGACTGGCTCGAATTGAAATTGGCGGATCGCAAACCCGTCTGCGGGGCGTGCGGGAACTGCTGTGATTTTGCGGGGTTCGACCATCGGCTGTATGTGACGTTGGCCGAGCTGGAATATTTTCGTGCGGCGATGGGGCCGGACATACTTGAGATGAGCGAGGGCAGGTGTCCGTATCAGCAGGACAGCAAATGCAGCGTTTACGATCACCGGTTCGCGGGGTGCCGCATCTTCAATTGCCGTGGCGACGAGAATTTTCAGAGCGAGCTGAGCGAAGAAACCATCCGCAAATTCAAACGCATCTGCCGGGATACAGGCATGGAATACCTGTACATGGAACTCGGTGCCGCCCTCAAGCTCGCGCAAGAGTAG
- a CDS encoding YkgJ family cysteine cluster protein gives MGKIREKWYRSGLHFECMGCGSCCAGPEEGYIWITRPEIQKLADFLGESVETVMQKYIKKVRSRYSIVEDRKTKDCIFLVDTPEGRGCAIYDVRPNQCRTWPFWTGNLRSSVDWNMAAMSCGGINRGPLFTLNEIEERRLQQKWWGDDDAK, from the coding sequence ATGGGTAAAATAAGAGAAAAATGGTACCGCTCCGGCCTGCATTTCGAGTGCATGGGCTGCGGTTCGTGCTGCGCGGGCCCGGAGGAGGGCTATATATGGATAACCAGACCCGAAATACAGAAGCTGGCGGATTTCCTCGGTGAAAGCGTCGAAACCGTCATGCAGAAATATATCAAGAAGGTTCGCAGCCGGTACAGCATCGTCGAAGACCGCAAAACCAAGGACTGCATCTTCCTGGTCGATACGCCCGAGGGCAGGGGCTGCGCGATATACGACGTGCGGCCGAACCAGTGTCGGACCTGGCCTTTCTGGACGGGTAATCTGCGGTCGTCGGTCGACTGGAACATGGCTGCGATGAGTTGCGGGGGGATCAACCGCGGCCCGCTGTTTACGCTGAACGAGATCGAAGAGAGACGTCTGCAGCAGAAGTGGTGGGGCGATGACGATGCGAAGTGA
- a CDS encoding phosphatase PAP2 family protein, whose translation MIDLRGYFDKYGSEIMIFAAMVICAGGLWGFIEVVDEVYESDTQPMEEKILQTFRDPEDPAAMRGPDWLRKTVQSISATGNSTVLILVVLVTCGYLFISGNHKAMWTVLITVCGGAFLVFALKGLFDRPRPDIVPHLAEVTTASFPSGHAAISTIVYATLGAVVCRVLPTHTLRIYTIAVAATMAFLIGCSRVLVGVHYPTDVLGGWMLGLAWAAACWLVVLYLQRRGMVESEDDSEGKKVREP comes from the coding sequence ATGATCGACTTGCGGGGATATTTCGATAAGTACGGCAGCGAGATAATGATATTCGCGGCGATGGTGATATGTGCCGGCGGCTTGTGGGGTTTTATCGAAGTCGTTGACGAAGTGTACGAATCGGACACGCAGCCCATGGAAGAAAAGATCCTGCAAACGTTCCGCGACCCCGAGGACCCTGCCGCGATGCGAGGCCCGGACTGGCTGCGTAAAACTGTACAGAGCATAAGCGCCACCGGAAACAGCACGGTATTGATCCTCGTGGTGCTTGTCACATGCGGCTACCTGTTCATCAGCGGCAACCACAAGGCCATGTGGACCGTACTGATCACCGTCTGCGGCGGAGCATTTCTCGTCTTCGCCCTCAAAGGACTGTTCGACAGGCCCCGCCCGGACATTGTCCCGCACCTGGCCGAGGTCACCACCGCCAGTTTCCCCAGCGGACATGCAGCGATCTCGACCATCGTATACGCCACGCTCGGCGCGGTGGTCTGCCGAGTACTGCCGACGCACACCCTGCGGATATACACCATCGCGGTCGCAGCGACGATGGCGTTCCTGATCGGCTGCAGCCGGGTTTTGGTCGGCGTACACTACCCGACGGACGTGCTCGGCGGCTGGATGCTTGGGCTCGCATGGGCGGCGGCCTGCTGGCTGGTCGTTCTGTATCTGCAGCGTCGCGGCATGGTCGAAAGCGAAGACGATAGTGAAGGCAAGAAAGTACGAGAACCTTAA